A single region of the Silene latifolia isolate original U9 population chromosome 8, ASM4854445v1, whole genome shotgun sequence genome encodes:
- the LOC141596581 gene encoding uncharacterized protein LOC141596581: protein MEPPPDWDLLAVVRSCSSTTSTTTTVSPSHDLYFSPPPPQPPTTLPQHDQLCFSPTPSTACSSSSVLFGFSTPLPTTSFLNQEQQDIYTTTTNNNNNNNSSCSFQSPSCSSMNTPISSWSSSILVAQQQHQQQRQQQLRSVVKPSQVIFGTSSPTITTTTTASTSGATSQNHKTRKRKSLMKKVCHVPAEGLSSDMWAWRKYGQKPIKGSPHPRGYYRCSSSKGCLARKQVERNRSNPKMLIVTYTSEHNHPIPTHRNSLAGSTRHKPVTTTCSAPTTTSIEKTKTEGEILVKDEEDNDIGGLCDLILNDDFYVGFEKIDGGSDDSDCFSEQFSPSSEFSWLGNDGGGTTTTTTAASGS from the exons ATGGAACCTCCTCCAGATTGGGATCTCCTTGCTGTCGTCCGTAGCTGCTCTTCCACCACCTCTACCACCACCACCGTCTCGCCTTCGCATGATCTTTATTTCTCTcctccaccaccacaaccacctacAACTCTTCCTCAACATGATCAACTGTGTTTTTCACCTACACCTTCTACAGCATGCTCTTCAAGTTCTGTTCTCTTCGGGTTTTCTACCCCGTTACCCACGACGTCGTTTTTAAACCAAGAGCAGCAAGACAtttacaccaccaccaccaacaacaacaataacaacaacagtaGTTGTAGCTTTCAAAGTCCTTCATGTTCTTCTATGAATACTCCTATTTCCTCATGGTCTTCGTCGATTCTTGTCGcgcaacaacaacatcaacaacaacgacaacagcAACTAAGATCAGTTGTCAAACCGTCTCAAGTTATATTTGGAACATCTTCTCCTacaattactactactactacagcTAGTACAAGTGGTGCTACTTCTCAAAATCACAAAACAAGAAAAAG GAAGAGTTTGATGAAGAAAGTGTGTCATGTACCAGCAGAAGGTTTATCTTCTGACATGTGGGCATGGAGAAAATATGGTCAAAAACCCATTAAAGGATCTCCTCATCCAAG GGGATATTACAGATGCAGCAGCTCAAAGGGATGTTTAGCCAGGAAACAAGTAGAAAGGAATAGATCTAACCCCAAAATGTTGATAGTGACCTACACATCTGAGCACAACCATCCTATTCCAACTCACCGCAACTCGCTGGCCGGAAGTACTCGTCACAAGCCGGTAACGACCACGTGCTCCGCCCCAACTACCACCAGCATCGAAAAGACGAAGACAGAAGGTGAAATCTTGGTGAAGGATGAAGAGGATAATGACATAGGAGGGTTATGTGACTTGATACTCAATGATGATTTCTATGTTGGATTTGAAAAGATTGATGGTGGTAGTGATGATAGTGATTGTTTTTCGGAACAATTCTCGCCTTCGTCGGAGTTTTCATGGCTAGGTAATGATGGTGGTGgtaccaccaccacaacaaccgcCGCTAGCGGGAGTTGA
- the LOC141596582 gene encoding uncharacterized protein LOC141596582: MNIASIYPKSSKFLRLLKPYTKLHSSFLHLATEKPNNHFPSSITQIIDFLKSNDKQTWSTNDQLSQSISSLSSDNFLQLVRSLDSYSIGFDFIEHLRSMPKNPDEKSLSFAFQAVFELASRETGGDNKVLEVYEKAMEWGVSLSVNSVTHLMRCLSRYGMVDKLMMIYAELEPQMRNVHVCNVMIDGLVRNQRLDDALQVLDEMLEPNSKVLPDGNTMEIVFSALFRGKECGRCVSEKENLEMVAKFGRRGLFFDSISLTKWISRLCKMRRINTAWGMLKTVMELGGPVEVPSCNALLTGLNKAREFDKMNCLMKEMQEKGIHPNIVTLGISINHLCKSMRVDKAMDLFEKIRRGEINADIKPDVVIYNNLIDGLCKVGRIEEGLAMMRRMRSESECSPGTITFNCLIDRFCKEGEIDRALELFEEMAKEEVEPSIVTVNILVSGFCRHGRAGDALEFYRKMQEEGLDGNAKTYTTLISGFCGVNNVREAMELLAEMKGQCSPDAIVYYTLISGLSRAGLMNEVETILLEMKSAGFFPDIGCYNVMINGFCQTNQVDKAHQLLKDMETDGIKPDSITYNTLISYFSKIGDLKTSSTILRQMIKENIVPTVVTYGILIHSFCSRGELNEAMKIFREAKCFRTTTPNTVIYNTLIHCHCQNNMVEDALLLLDDMLGKGVKPNANTFNALFKALREKNRLEKAFELMDRMTEQGCSPDNITLKVLTQWLSGVGETEKLRRFVEGDNASSSGQES; this comes from the coding sequence ATGAACATCGCATCAATTTACCCCAAATCATCCAAATTCCTTCGATTACTCAAACCCTATACTAAACTCCATTCTTCATTCCTTCACTTAGCCACAGAAAAACCTAATAATCATTTCCCTTCATCCATAACCCAAATTATCGACTTCCTCAAATCCAACGACAAACAAACTTGGAGCACAAATGACCAACTTTCTCAATCAATTTCCTCTCTTTCATCTGATAATTTCCTCCAACTTGTGCGTAGTTTGGATTCATATTCAATTGGGTTTGATTTTATTGAACATCTTCGATCAATGCCGAAAAACCCAGATGAAAAGTCGCTGTCTTTTGCATTCCAAGCTGTTTTTGAGCTTGCGAGTCGTGAAACCGGTGGCGATAACAAGGTTTTAGAGGTGTATGAAAAGGCTATGGAATGGGGAGTTAGTTTGAGTGTTAATTCTGTGACCCATTTAATGAGGTGTTTGAGTCGATACGGAATGGTTGATAAATTGATGATGATTTACGCTGAATTGGAACCCCAGATGAGGAATGTGCATGTTTGTAATGTGATGATTGATGGGTTGGTGCGAAATCAGCGATTGGATGATGCACTCCAagtgcttgatgaaatgcttgaacCAAATTCGAAGGTTTTGCCGGATGGGAATACTATGGAGATTGTGTTTTCAGCGTTGTTTCGTGGTAAGGAGTGTGGGAGGTGTGTGAGTGAGAAGGAGAATTTGGAGATGGTGGCGAAGTTTGGTAGGCGTGGGTTGTTTTTTGATTCGATTAGTCTGACAAAATGGATTTCTAGGTTGTGtaagatgaggaggattaataCTGCTTGGGGTATGCTAAAAACTGTTATGGAGTTGGGTGGTCCGGTTGAAGTGCCGTCATGCAATGCCTTGTTGACGGGTTTGAATAAAGCTCGTGAATTCGACAAGATGAATTGTTTGATGAAAGAGATGCAAGAGAAAGGTATACATCCTAATATTGTGACTTTAGGGATTAGTATCAATCATCTTTGTAAGTCGATGAGAGTGGATAAAGCAATGGATTTGTTCGAGAAGATAAGACGGGGAGAGATAAATGCTGATATTAAGCCTGATGTAGTAATCTACAATAATCTTATTGATGGACTGTGTAAGGTGGGTCGTATTGAAGAAGGATTAGCGATGATGAGAAGGATGAGATCAGAAAGTGAGTGCTCTCCTGGAACGATTACATTTAATTGTTTGATTGATAGGTTTTGTAAGGAAGGGGAGATTGATAGGGCTCTCGAATTGTTCGAAGAAATGGCCAAGGAAGAAGTGGAACCTAGTATCGTCACAGTGAACATTTTGGTTAGCGGTTTTTGTAGACATGGAAGAGCTGGTGATGCACTTGAGTTCTATCGTAAAATGCAAGAAGAAGGGCTTGATGGGAATGCAAAAACATACACGACTCTAATTAGTGGCTTTTGTGGTGTGAATAATGTCCGTGAAGCAATGGAGTTGTTAGCTGAAATGAAAGGGCAATGCTCACCTGATGCCATTGTTTACTATACCTTGATTTCCGGCCTCTCTCGAGCTGGTCTCATGAATGAAGTCGAAACAATTCTATTGGAGATGAAAAGTGCTGGATTTTTTCCCGACATTGGTTGCTATAATGTGATGATCAATGGGTTCTGCCAGACTAATCAGGTAGATAAAGCTCATCAGTTATTGAAAGATATGGAGACTGATGGAATTAAGCCTGATAGTATCACTTACAATACTCTGATCTCGTATTTCAGCAAGATTGGCGATCTGAAAACTTCGAGTACTATACTTAGACAGATGATAAAAGAGAACATTGTTCCTACTGTTGTCACTTATGGAATACTCATTCATTCCTTTTGTTCGAGAGGAGAGCTTAACGAAGCCATGAAGATATTCAGGGAAGCTAAGTGCTTTAGAACAACTACTCCTAATACTGTGATATATAATACTTTAATACACTGTCATTGCCAAAACAATATGGTAGAGGACGCTCTATTACTCCTTGATGATATGCTAGGCAAGGGTGTGAAGCCGAACGCCAATACTTTCAATGCTTTATTTAAAGCCTTGCGTGAGAAGAATCGTCTAGAAAAGGCTTTTGAGCTAATGGACAGAATGACTGAACAGGGTTGTAGCCCTGACAATATAACTTTGAAAGTGCTCACACAATGGCTCTCCGGAGTTGGTGAAACTGAAAAATTGAGACGGTTTGTGGAAGGGGACAATGCTTCTTCTTCAGGCCAGGAAAGTTAG